TGGCAGATAAAACTACAGTATTCTGGTCGCCAAATATCACATTGGGCGTTAATTATTTATTGTTTGCAGCAAAATTTTTAAAGAAAATTGCACCTTGGGTTGATATTGAAGTAAATGAAGAACACTTTAAGGCTAAAGAAGGAACGTCTGGAACCGCAGTAAAAATTGCTGAAGCATTAGATGTTGACAAAGAAAATATTAATGTTGTTAGGGCAGGAGGAATCGTAGGAAAACATGAAGTTATTTTTGGTTTTCCTTTTCAAACCGTGCGCTTAATACATGAATCGATTTCAAGAGAAGCCTTTGGAAACGGAGTCATTTTTGTAGCCGAAAATATAAAAGAAAAAGAAAAAGGACTTTATAATTTTGAAGATATCTTGACGCCTTATTTTACGGTTTAATTTTTTTTAGGAGGCGAAGTTTTTTTGCCACAAAGACACGAAGGCACAAAGTTTTTTATTGAAAAATGGGTCATGCTGTTTGTTTTCCTGACCGAAGTTGAAGGATGAGTGCAAAATATTAAAAGTATATTTAATCTCGCAAAGTCGCGGAGTCGCAAAGTTTTTTATTGAAAAAAGGTTACTACTGCTTGTCTTCCTGAGCGAAGTTGAAGGATAAGCGCAATGTATTTAAAGTATTTTTTAATCTCGCAAAGTCGTAAAGTTAAAAATCTTAAAAAAGAAAAACTTTGCGACTTTGTGTCTTTGCTGCAAATAAAAACTTATTTCCTAAAAGTCAAAGCCTTCATATATTCTAAATTCATTTTAGCAATTGAAAGGACAGAAATGCCTTGCGGACATTCGATTTCGCAGGCCCTGGTATCAGAACAATTTCCAAAACCTTCTTCATCCATTTGTTTTACCATCGAAATTGCTCTTTTAGAAGCTTCAACTTTTCCTTGCGGAAGTAAAGCCAAATGGGTTATTTTGGCACCCACAAACAAAGCGGCACTAGCATTTTTGCATGAAGCAACACAAGCCCCGCATCCAATGCAAGCAGCGGCATCAAAAGCAGCTTCGGCAGTTTCATAAGAAATCGGAATACTATTTGCTTCTGGCGCCTGACCAGTCGAAGCTCCGATAAATCCTCCTGAAGCGATAATAGAATCAAATGCTTTCCTGTCAATTTTTAAGTCTCTTAAAACAGGAAAAGCTTTCGCGCGAAAAGGTTCAATATAAAGGGTATCTCCATCTTTAAAACTTCTCATATGAAGCTGGCAGGTTGTGGTATTTTTTAAA
The Flavobacterium humidisoli DNA segment above includes these coding regions:
- a CDS encoding succinate dehydrogenase/fumarate reductase iron-sulfur subunit is translated as MKLYLKIWRQFNSSAKGEMTDYEIDGVSEHMSFLEMLDLLNESLIQQGERVIEFDHDCREGICGQCGVMINGRAHGPLKNTTTCQLHMRSFKDGDTLYIEPFRAKAFPVLRDLKIDRKAFDSIIASGGFIGASTGQAPEANSIPISYETAEAAFDAAACIGCGACVASCKNASAALFVGAKITHLALLPQGKVEASKRAISMVKQMDEEGFGNCSDTRACEIECPQGISVLSIAKMNLEYMKALTFRK
- a CDS encoding 4-hydroxy-tetrahydrodipicolinate reductase, coding for MKIGLIGFGKTGKSVASILLENKKFSLEWVLRQSNVLEHRSVPEFFGIQSDEPGLIYSSSHTSVEELLEKHPVDAIIDFSSSEGIYTYGETAARHNVKIISAISHYKEKELNLLKKLADKTTVFWSPNITLGVNYLLFAAKFLKKIAPWVDIEVNEEHFKAKEGTSGTAVKIAEALDVDKENINVVRAGGIVGKHEVIFGFPFQTVRLIHESISREAFGNGVIFVAENIKEKEKGLYNFEDILTPYFTV